The following are encoded together in the Hoplias malabaricus isolate fHopMal1 chromosome 3, fHopMal1.hap1, whole genome shotgun sequence genome:
- the pms2 gene encoding mismatch repair endonuclease PMS2 isoform X2, with the protein MSAEPARAIKAIDRHSVHQICSGQVVLTLATAVKELVENSIDAGATNVDIRLKDHGTELVEVADNGRGVEEENFEGLTLKHHTSKLRDFSDLIHVETFGFRGEALSSLCALSDLSVVTCHESSNVGTRLVYDHDGHLVQRSPHPRQQGTTVSLQQLFSTLPVRHKEFQRNIKKEFSKMIHVLQSYCIISTGVRITCTNQIGQGKRSTLFCTSGSHSMRDNIGALFGPKQLQSVIPFQQISPTDNIKEDYGLTGTELPKDLFTISGFVSQADHGVGRSATDRQFFFINKRPCDPSKVSKLVNEVYHMFNRHQYPYVALNISVASEYVDVNVTPDKRQIFLQEEKLLLAILKSSLIAMYETGVNKISLNQTTHLSSSFYRSSAADSEGHRIASLPEANPENDSETWNQSPKPSINLAGFKAAFSKQQSIGIGTKTTDRKTVCNGPTQKTMQSFFHSSEKAHSRSLLSENDVSPLKSSASYLNKYRNNSDMDTDSGVTEEGSITGTPETLCGNRSEFNTPDSLLDEPDIKSEPYNETIDGKSDVPESLEQNTESSKSPERIFSPEAKKCRWDDDSLELKQLPSSTGLFDRPVNLQKKMMPLQFSMADLARRIERLKAQQRDQNDREPKYRRFRAKINPGENQSAEDELKKEISKDMFKEMEIIGQFNLGFIITKFKSDLFMIDQHATDEKYNFEMLQQHTVLKGQRLIVPQNLHLTAMSENILIENLEIFKKNGFDFLIDEDAPVMERVKLVSLPTSKNWTFGTSDIEELIFMLSDSPGVMCRPSRVRQMFASRACRKSVMIGTALNTSEMKKLVIHMGEIEQPWNCPHGRPTMRHLVNLDIISQD; encoded by the exons ATGAG TGCAGAACCAGCTAGAGCCATAAAAGCCATTGATAGACACTCAGTTCATCAGATATGCTCGGGACAGGTCGTTCTGACTTTGGCTACAGCTGTGAAAGAACTTGTAGAGAACAGCATTGATGCAGGTGCCACAAATGTTG ACATTAGGTTAAAAGACCATGGGACTGAGCTGGTGGAAGTTGCTGATAATGGCAGaggggtggaggaggagaatttTGAAGGCTTGA CCTTAAAGCACCATACATCTAAACTGAGGGATTTTTCCGACTTGATACATGTTGAGACATTTGGTTTCCGTGGTGAAGCTCTCAGCTCGTTGTGTGCACTCAg TGACCTCAGCGTGGTGACCTGTCATGAAAGCAGTAATGTGGGAACCAGGCTTGTCTATGATCATGACGGTCATCTTGTCCAGCGTTCTCCACATCCTCGGCAGCAGGGGACCACAGTCAGCCTTCAGCAGCTTTTCTCCACTCTGCCTGTTCGTCACAAAGAGTTCCAGCGCAACATCAAAAAG GAATTTTCAAAAATGATTCACGTCTTGCAGTCATACTGCATTATCTCAACTGGTGTGCGCATCACATGCACTAACCAAATTGGCCAAGGCAAACGTAGCACCCTGTTTTGCACTAGTGGAAGCCACAGCATGAGGGACAACATTGGAGCTCTGTTTGGGCCTAAACAG CTCCAGAGTGTAATTCCGTTTCAGCAGATTTCTCCTACAGACAACATTAAAGAAGACTATGGTTTAACAGGCACTGAACTTCCTAAAGATCTTTTCAC AATCTCTGGGTTTGTGTCACAAGCTGATCATGGTGTAGGGAGAAGTGCAACTGACCGGCAATTCTTCTTTATTAACAAAAGACCCTGTGATCCATCCAAG GTTTCCAAACTTGTAAATGAAGTCTATCACATGTTCAACCGTCATCAGTACCCGTATGTTGCTCTGAACATTTCTGTAGCTTCAG AGTATGTTGATGTGAATGTTACACCTGACAAGCGGCAGATATTTCTGCAAGAAGAGAAGCTATTGCTGGCTATTCTGAAAAGTTCCCTCATCGCCATGTATGAAACTGGTGTCAATAAGATCAGTCTAAATCAAACAACACATCTCTCAAGCA GTTTTTATAGATCTTCTGCTGCTGATTCAGAAGGGCATCGCATAGCTTCTTTGCCCGAAGCAAATCCAGAAAATGATTCAGAGACGTGGAATCAAAGCCCAAAACCATCCATTAACTTAGCTGGATTTAAAGCAGCTTTTTCAAAACAGCAGTCCATTGGAATTGGGACAAAAACCACAGATCGTAAAACTGTTTGTAATGGTCCAACTCAGAAAACAATGCAGTCTTTTTTCCATTCCTCTGAAAAGGCACATTCAAGGAGTTTACTATCAGAAAATGATGTTTCGCCACTGAAGTCTTCAGCATCATACCTAAACAAGTACAGGAACAATTCAGACATGGATACTGATTCAGGTGTCACTGAGGAAGGCTCCATCACAGGAACACCAGAGACACTCTGTGGAAACAGATCAGAATTCAACACACCTGATTCTCTTTTAGATGAACCTGACATTAAATCTGAGCCTTACAATGAAACTATAGATGGGAAGTCTGATGTTCCAGAATCTTTGGAGCAAAACACTGAATCTAGTAAAAGCCCCGAGAGGATTTTCAGTCCAGAGGCAAAAAAATGTAGGTGGGATGATGACTCATTAGAACTGAAGCAGTTGCCATCTTCCACTGGATTATTTGACAGACCTGTCAATTTGCAGAAGAAAATGATGCCTTTGCAGTTCTCAATGGCTGACTTAGCCAGAAGGATAGAGAGACTTAAAGCCCAGCAAAGAGACCAAAATGACCGAGAGCCAAAGTATAGACGCTTCAGGGCAAAGATTAACCCTGGTGAAAACCAGAGTGCTGAGGATGAACTTAAGAAGGAGATAAG caAGGACATGTTCAAGGAAATGGAGATTATTGGTCAGTTCAACCTGGGTTTCATCATTACAAAGTTCAAATCTGACCTCTTTATGATTGACCAGCATGCCACAGATGAGAAGTACAACTTTGAGATGCTACAGCAGCATACTGTTCTCAAAGGACAAAGACTTATAGT tCCACAGAATCTTCATCTCACAGCTATGAGTGAAAACATATTAATTGAAAACCTTGAAATCTTCAAGAAAAATGGCTTTGATTTCCTCATTGATGAGGATG CACCAGTCATGGAGAGAGTGAAGCTAGTATCTTTACCCACAAGTAAGAACTGGACCTTTGGGACTAGTGACATAGAGGAGCTCATCTTCATGCTCAGTGACAGTCCTGGAGTCATGTGCAGACCTTCTCGTGTCAGGCAGATGTTTGCCTCCAGAGCATGCCGCAAATCA GTAATGATTGGCACAGCCCTGAACACCAGTGAAATGAAAAAACTTGTGATCCACATGGGGGAAATTGAGCAGCCCTGGAACTGTCCTCATGGCAGACCCACCATGAGGCACTTGGTCAACCTCGACATCATTTCACAGGACTGA
- the pms2 gene encoding mismatch repair endonuclease PMS2 isoform X1 → MTEISAEPARAIKAIDRHSVHQICSGQVVLTLATAVKELVENSIDAGATNVDIRLKDHGTELVEVADNGRGVEEENFEGLTLKHHTSKLRDFSDLIHVETFGFRGEALSSLCALSDLSVVTCHESSNVGTRLVYDHDGHLVQRSPHPRQQGTTVSLQQLFSTLPVRHKEFQRNIKKEFSKMIHVLQSYCIISTGVRITCTNQIGQGKRSTLFCTSGSHSMRDNIGALFGPKQLQSVIPFQQISPTDNIKEDYGLTGTELPKDLFTISGFVSQADHGVGRSATDRQFFFINKRPCDPSKVSKLVNEVYHMFNRHQYPYVALNISVASEYVDVNVTPDKRQIFLQEEKLLLAILKSSLIAMYETGVNKISLNQTTHLSSSFYRSSAADSEGHRIASLPEANPENDSETWNQSPKPSINLAGFKAAFSKQQSIGIGTKTTDRKTVCNGPTQKTMQSFFHSSEKAHSRSLLSENDVSPLKSSASYLNKYRNNSDMDTDSGVTEEGSITGTPETLCGNRSEFNTPDSLLDEPDIKSEPYNETIDGKSDVPESLEQNTESSKSPERIFSPEAKKCRWDDDSLELKQLPSSTGLFDRPVNLQKKMMPLQFSMADLARRIERLKAQQRDQNDREPKYRRFRAKINPGENQSAEDELKKEISKDMFKEMEIIGQFNLGFIITKFKSDLFMIDQHATDEKYNFEMLQQHTVLKGQRLIVPQNLHLTAMSENILIENLEIFKKNGFDFLIDEDAPVMERVKLVSLPTSKNWTFGTSDIEELIFMLSDSPGVMCRPSRVRQMFASRACRKSVMIGTALNTSEMKKLVIHMGEIEQPWNCPHGRPTMRHLVNLDIISQD, encoded by the exons ATGACGGAAATCAG TGCAGAACCAGCTAGAGCCATAAAAGCCATTGATAGACACTCAGTTCATCAGATATGCTCGGGACAGGTCGTTCTGACTTTGGCTACAGCTGTGAAAGAACTTGTAGAGAACAGCATTGATGCAGGTGCCACAAATGTTG ACATTAGGTTAAAAGACCATGGGACTGAGCTGGTGGAAGTTGCTGATAATGGCAGaggggtggaggaggagaatttTGAAGGCTTGA CCTTAAAGCACCATACATCTAAACTGAGGGATTTTTCCGACTTGATACATGTTGAGACATTTGGTTTCCGTGGTGAAGCTCTCAGCTCGTTGTGTGCACTCAg TGACCTCAGCGTGGTGACCTGTCATGAAAGCAGTAATGTGGGAACCAGGCTTGTCTATGATCATGACGGTCATCTTGTCCAGCGTTCTCCACATCCTCGGCAGCAGGGGACCACAGTCAGCCTTCAGCAGCTTTTCTCCACTCTGCCTGTTCGTCACAAAGAGTTCCAGCGCAACATCAAAAAG GAATTTTCAAAAATGATTCACGTCTTGCAGTCATACTGCATTATCTCAACTGGTGTGCGCATCACATGCACTAACCAAATTGGCCAAGGCAAACGTAGCACCCTGTTTTGCACTAGTGGAAGCCACAGCATGAGGGACAACATTGGAGCTCTGTTTGGGCCTAAACAG CTCCAGAGTGTAATTCCGTTTCAGCAGATTTCTCCTACAGACAACATTAAAGAAGACTATGGTTTAACAGGCACTGAACTTCCTAAAGATCTTTTCAC AATCTCTGGGTTTGTGTCACAAGCTGATCATGGTGTAGGGAGAAGTGCAACTGACCGGCAATTCTTCTTTATTAACAAAAGACCCTGTGATCCATCCAAG GTTTCCAAACTTGTAAATGAAGTCTATCACATGTTCAACCGTCATCAGTACCCGTATGTTGCTCTGAACATTTCTGTAGCTTCAG AGTATGTTGATGTGAATGTTACACCTGACAAGCGGCAGATATTTCTGCAAGAAGAGAAGCTATTGCTGGCTATTCTGAAAAGTTCCCTCATCGCCATGTATGAAACTGGTGTCAATAAGATCAGTCTAAATCAAACAACACATCTCTCAAGCA GTTTTTATAGATCTTCTGCTGCTGATTCAGAAGGGCATCGCATAGCTTCTTTGCCCGAAGCAAATCCAGAAAATGATTCAGAGACGTGGAATCAAAGCCCAAAACCATCCATTAACTTAGCTGGATTTAAAGCAGCTTTTTCAAAACAGCAGTCCATTGGAATTGGGACAAAAACCACAGATCGTAAAACTGTTTGTAATGGTCCAACTCAGAAAACAATGCAGTCTTTTTTCCATTCCTCTGAAAAGGCACATTCAAGGAGTTTACTATCAGAAAATGATGTTTCGCCACTGAAGTCTTCAGCATCATACCTAAACAAGTACAGGAACAATTCAGACATGGATACTGATTCAGGTGTCACTGAGGAAGGCTCCATCACAGGAACACCAGAGACACTCTGTGGAAACAGATCAGAATTCAACACACCTGATTCTCTTTTAGATGAACCTGACATTAAATCTGAGCCTTACAATGAAACTATAGATGGGAAGTCTGATGTTCCAGAATCTTTGGAGCAAAACACTGAATCTAGTAAAAGCCCCGAGAGGATTTTCAGTCCAGAGGCAAAAAAATGTAGGTGGGATGATGACTCATTAGAACTGAAGCAGTTGCCATCTTCCACTGGATTATTTGACAGACCTGTCAATTTGCAGAAGAAAATGATGCCTTTGCAGTTCTCAATGGCTGACTTAGCCAGAAGGATAGAGAGACTTAAAGCCCAGCAAAGAGACCAAAATGACCGAGAGCCAAAGTATAGACGCTTCAGGGCAAAGATTAACCCTGGTGAAAACCAGAGTGCTGAGGATGAACTTAAGAAGGAGATAAG caAGGACATGTTCAAGGAAATGGAGATTATTGGTCAGTTCAACCTGGGTTTCATCATTACAAAGTTCAAATCTGACCTCTTTATGATTGACCAGCATGCCACAGATGAGAAGTACAACTTTGAGATGCTACAGCAGCATACTGTTCTCAAAGGACAAAGACTTATAGT tCCACAGAATCTTCATCTCACAGCTATGAGTGAAAACATATTAATTGAAAACCTTGAAATCTTCAAGAAAAATGGCTTTGATTTCCTCATTGATGAGGATG CACCAGTCATGGAGAGAGTGAAGCTAGTATCTTTACCCACAAGTAAGAACTGGACCTTTGGGACTAGTGACATAGAGGAGCTCATCTTCATGCTCAGTGACAGTCCTGGAGTCATGTGCAGACCTTCTCGTGTCAGGCAGATGTTTGCCTCCAGAGCATGCCGCAAATCA GTAATGATTGGCACAGCCCTGAACACCAGTGAAATGAAAAAACTTGTGATCCACATGGGGGAAATTGAGCAGCCCTGGAACTGTCCTCATGGCAGACCCACCATGAGGCACTTGGTCAACCTCGACATCATTTCACAGGACTGA